From the Macaca nemestrina isolate mMacNem1 chromosome 7, mMacNem.hap1, whole genome shotgun sequence genome, the window atgagtgtgtggaTCATATGATTACATAGGGGCTAGAAGCAcacatggtgtatgtgtgtatgtgtgtgagcgTGTGGATCATACGCTTGCATAGGGGCTGGAAGCAcacatggtgtatgtgtgtatgtgtgtgagcatgtggaTCATACGCTTGCATAGGGGCTGGAAGCACacgtggtgtatgtgtgtatgtgtgtgagtgtgtgggtcaTACATTTGCATAGGGGTTGGAAGCACACGTGGTgtatatgtgtacgtgtgtgagtgtgtgggtcaTACATTTGCATAGAGGTTGGAAGCAcacatggtgtatgtgtgtacgtgtgtgagtgtgtgcatccTACACCTGCATGGGGACTGGAAACACATCTCCACCTACCAGCAAACCCAACCCATTGACTTTTACCCAAATGGAGCATAACATTTGGCTATTCCAGACCATCAAGACTGCTGACACTGACACAGAGAACACAGGATAAACCCACACAAGAAAATGAGGTTCCTTCTTATTTTCTAACTCATCAAAGCCAAGTATCTTCTAAGAGACTTCACCAGTTTTTGCTCATCACCACCACCCAACACTCAGAGAGCTCCTATTACATGCAGAGTCTGCACCAAGCTGGGAGGAAGGGTAGATGGTGATAATATAACTACAATGGCAGCCACTGCAGGCATAATTGACATTAACCAAGGGCTATGTGTCCACCACTCTGCTCAGGGCTAAACATGCATTGTCTTCATTTCATCTTCTCGTTAAAATTCTGAGGTTGTAAATATTATTGTCCCTAGTATGGATGTGGAAACTCAGGTCAGAAAGGTTAAGAGACTGACCCAACGTCAGACAGCTGgtaagaggcagagccaggatttgaaactGTTTTCACTTCTAAGATGGAAAGTTTCATTGCTGCCCATGCCTGTTTGTATCACTGAGTTTGTGTTCTTACTGGGCAGtcaatacatatacataatacgtattttcaaaaaaaagtttgcaTCCACTATGTCTGAACAAACAGGAGTAAGGGCTGGAGACCAGCAATAAGCCCTAGGAAAGCTTACAGAGACTTATGAAGTAAGGGGCCTTGAGGGGAACATAGGACTTAGATCAGTACGGGGGAGGTGGACCAGAGAGTCTTGGTGGAGGATTCATGTGAAGAAAAATTTGACAGTGAAATAGGACCTGGCCATCATAGGTGCTCAATTAGTGTTTATTGAATCGGTGACCAAATGAATGAGCATGGTTATTTTGAGGAAAAACAGGAAAACTCATCAAGGTAGAGCAGGGTCCAGTCAAGGTATAACAGAGCCTTCTGGTTGAGGAAAGGTACATGAAATTCACAGGGTTGTGAAGGCCTGACTAAGAAGTTTGCAACTCTTTGCGGAGGCAAAGGAGAGTCAGAGAAGAGTGGGGAATAGGGGACCCTGCGCAACCACAGAGAGTGGCATTTTAGGAAAGTGAATGCAGCAGTGGCCCATGAGATGAGATGGAAGGTGGAGAATGTGCCCAAGCATCCCCAGTAGGGGAAGAGCCTTGACTCAAGGTAGAAGTGTAAATGGAAAAGAAGGCAGAGTTGCAGGAGACATGACAGAACACAAATCCATAGGGTCTGGTAGCTATGCTGGACACAGTGAGCCCAAGAAGAGGGACCAAAGGGGCTTCTTCAGTTTGGAGGATTGCTACAATGCTGACCCCATCCTCACCTCTCCCAGAATGGAAATAGTGAGAGGGAACACTGGTTTTAAAGGAACAGAAAAGCCTGCTTTGGGAACTGTAGATTTTGACATGTAGACAAGATATTTAGGGAAACTGGCCTTTAGCAGTTTGACATATGCAACCAAAGCTCCAAAGGCGGGCTGGGTCTGGTCACTACCATGGGAATCACCACCTCAAAGTTGGTGAGAGCCACAAGCCAGGAAGGAGAAATGAGGTTGCAGAAGGGGACAAAATAAAGAGAATGCAACTTTGTGTTAGGCCTATCGAGCGGATCTGACTCAAGCTTGTGACTGCTCATTCCTGCTGGCTTTGTGAAGCTTTGACATTTGATAGGTGGGAGGCATGGCTAGTTCAGTTTAACCTGATATTTCTACAGAAGCACCTAACCATTTGAGTTCTCTAAATGGCCACTGTTCAATGATATCTGAAACCCAAAGCACCAGAAACCTGGCCAGACCCTCTCAGCTAAGAGACAGTGACAATAGAACCCGAGCAGAGGACTGGATCTGGGTGTCTTGTGCCCAGCATGGCAGCACAAACCAAATTCTGGATCCTCTCCAGCACCAAACGTGGTAAGCCACTCCATAAGGGCAGAGTGGTAATCAGCAGACACCAGAGGTgtctttaaaatcagaaaaaaaaaaaaaagacttcttctACTCCCTCCCCTCTTTGGACCCTGAAAATTTCCTTAAAACCCAGTTTTCCAAGCTTTTCCTTCTCAGCACCATTTAAGGAGCTCAGCCTCCTCCCTGGCTTTGAATGTCTGTAGCCCACACCACTGTCACTCTCTGACAACACAGACCTTGGAGACCTCAGGAGCAGGGACTTGTCTGTCCACTGACCTTCTAGAAGCAGGACATGGAATGGAGACAATCAACACACTGAAGTTGTATCACCTTGGCCAGAAAGGGGTCACTATAACCCAGTTAGAATGAACAGGATTGGCCACAGGTCCCACAGAAACAAATCATCCTTACTGCAGGgggtgagagaaagaaaggattcAAGTATATGTGTACACAATGATTCTAGGACTGAGGAAGTGAAGTCTGCTATAAACATGCAAAAGAACTGTACTTATGTGAAACAGCCTCCAACAAGCAacagtgtagagaaaaaaaactaaaaaggaaaggaagacacCAGATTAAGCACTgctgtctttttttgagacagagtctcgctccattgcccaggctggagtgcagtgcgtgatctcggctcactgcaacctccgcctcctgggttcaagcaattctcctgccttggcctcctgagtagctgggactacaggctcgtgtcaccacacccagctaactttttacatttttagtagagatggggtttcaacatattggccaggctagtctcgaactcctgacctcatgatcctagTTATCATTTTACTTCCTAAccatcaatttattttataatgaaaaaaaccCTCATGCTTAAAAAGGAACATCACACATGCAATGAAGTCCATGAAAGGGATGTATCAGCTAGCACCCTTTTCAGCATTTTCCCTCATGTACCTGACCTGCATCCTGCTATTTCAGAAATGACAGGAAGATACCCTTGGTGATGCTTGCCTGGGCTGACACATTCCCCATTCTATGAAAATCTGTTCTCACACCACCTGTCCCATGAATCCCAACCCTACGTTCTGCTGTTGGCACCATCACAGCATGTGCTCCTCCTAGCTGACGGACAACTTGGCGGAACACACAACCTGCCTGTGTTGTCCTCTCTATTCCAATGTGAAAAGCCTGCCAAACCTGGAAAGATAATTGGCACACAGAGGACAGGCCTCTTGCCTGTTTAATGCCATGTTCAAGGCTTTGAAATGTGCCAGGCTATGATGAAGCTGGTGCCTGATTTTGtgaacttaaatttaaattacctCTTTAGATTTCCGATGCCAGTCTTTATTATCTCCTGGGCCTGTGTCTTTTATCTCCTCCTCATTGAGGCCCACACGGTTGGTGTAAGTGATGGTGCGCCAGTCTCTGGGCGAGTTGGAGATGCTGGCGATTTTGGACTCCGTGGCACTGTTCTCCTCTGTTAGGGATCTAGAGGATGGCCTGGTGAAGAGGCTTTTTTTTAAGGCCTTGACCCGCAGGCTCTCGCTGTTGCTCCCACTAGCATCAGAGCAGCACCAGTCGGGGTTGTTCTCCAGTTTTGGTCCATGGGAGCCACTGTGTGCACGGAACATCCGGGGAGAGGCACTGTCATCAGACGGAACCTCGCTCGTCAAGGAGTTCAGATCTATCTGCACACTCACCTTCTCAGGCTGTTGCATTTTCTGGTCCAATTTATTTAGTTTGCCCAAGACCTGGGAGATTTCCTCACGGACACCCGACAGGGATTCCAGCTTCCGTTCAATTTCGCCGATCCTGAGCACCAGTTTGCACACACTGGTCTTCAGTTCTTCTTCCGAATGGTGGGTGTTTTCAGGCCGGTTGCCCTTGTCTCCCTTGCTGCTGGGGACCCCATTGGCAATTTTGGTTAAGTTATGCTCGGGGGAACTATCGCAGTCTGACTTATGGAGCTGAGACAAGGACCCTGTGCTGTTGTAGCAGGACGACTGTATCACTCCTGTGGAGCCACTGATGCTCATGTCATCAAGAAATCGGAAAATGTCACTGATGTCGTCGCTGACAATTTCTGAGTCATCGTCTGAGTGCTTCATGGTGTGCCTGTCACTGTACTTGCCCTGACTGGAGGTGCACAGGTCTCTGCATTTCTTGGGCTCCAGCACGTGCTCAGTCTGGGTGCCCACGCTACTGGTATCTGAGCTGATCTGCCCACTGGAGCAGTTAATGCTCTTGTCTTTAAACTTTTTGACTGGTTCATGCTTCTCCAAGTCAACAGGGGAGGAGATCTCTTTAGATTTAAGCCCGTTTGGTTTTGCCGCATAAGCAATGGGGAGAATTGGCTGTTGATCCTTTGGTGGGAGGTAAGTCGGGCGCCTGTCTGGGGCTGGGAAATTGGGAGTCTGGCTACTGGCATTTGGATAGCGTAGCCTCTCCTCGGAGGGATTTCTATTGAAAAAGGACCGTTCAAAGTCAGGAACTTCCTCCGTGTTTAGGCTCCAGCTTTTGGCTGGCCAGGGAGTCTGCTTGTGGGGCCTCCCTGGACAGCGCCTGGCTTCTTGGGTTCCCATCACTGGAGTGGGCCCAAAATACGTAGAGGCTTGAAGGTCATCTAAGCTTTCATGCTTTGCTCGCCTTTTGTCAGGAACCGGGGAATACACCGGATTCAGGTACTGGCTGTTATAGGGCATTTCAAAGCTGTGGTTGAAGAAGGGTGGCTTGTGGGGCTCCTTTCGGCTCTGGGGCTCCCCGTGCTCATTCTCTGCTTTGCTGACGGGGCCAACCAAACTGGGGGACACCGCCATCAAATTGTGAAAATCCTCTTTAAAGATATTCCTTTTCTGGACACAGGACTGAACCACAAATGGCTCGTCATTGGAAATGAAGGTCTCCTTGATGCTCTGGTTGATGGGCAGCGAGTCCTGGTCTGAAATGGACTCATTTTCTATGTTCATGGGGAAGTAGGTCCTCTGCATCTCACAGGGCTGAGGGCTGGTCACAGAGTACGGGGCCAGGGCCTGCAGCCTGTCCAGGGAAGCAGCACGGTTTTTCACCTCTTTGCTAACTCCTAACAGGAAATTAGGCTCAGAGGCAGGGACAAACTGCGGGCAGTCCTTGCAGTCCATCTTCCGGCACTTGGACGACTGCCTGGTGGGGTAGCCCCGGCTGAAAGACCTCTCACTCAGCTCACAGTTCAGGGGCTCACACTCGGCTGCATTGCAGATCTCTGTATCCGACCTGCATGATTCAAAGGACGCCTCCTTCTTGCGCACCTTCTGGCGACCCGTAGGCAGCTTCTCCTTGGCTGCCCCACCATTCATTTGGATCAGATTAAATATCGTCACAATATCTGCTGCCACCATGATTTTCTTTGATTGCTGGTTATTCACAGTGCATTTCATCTTGTCTTTGAATAGAGTGGCTGGAAAATTGGGATCGAGACAAGCCGTGTAGAAGAGCACGCTTCTCAGTTTGGCAAGCTGCGACAGATCGAACCGGGCACAGAGAGATTTGCACAGGTCCTGATAAGAAACGGTATTTTGCTTGCTGTCCAGTTCCTCCAAGATCTTCACCAAGAAGAGGGAAGTTTCCTGATTGGTCTCCATGATTTATTACTTGAAAAGCTCGCTGACTACACTGAAACTTCAGGTCAGTTCTGTGGTGGCAATAttgagaaagagaggaggaaaagaggattATAAACACCAGTGGAGTTTGAAGTCAAGCTTCTTATAAACCGtatagagaaatgcaaagaaaaacattttaatgattaaaaatgtaGTAAGGACAGTAAAAATATTCATAACATTCGATTTAGTAATTTCCTTCCTGGGAACCTACCTTAATgattaatgataaaaattatgCTTAAAGGTGTTCACTATGATGGCACTTATAATAATGAGAAAGCAAAACATCTTAAATATCCAAATAGGTGAATACATAAACATGTTATGATATACCATGAATTTCTACAAACATTAAACTACATTAATGTACATtcttacaatggaatactactcatcagcaaaaaagaataaaccaCTAGTAtatgcaaggacatggatgaatctcgaATGTATTGTGTGTGGGTGGAAGAAGCCAGAGTCAGAAGGTACATCCTCCACTGCATGATTCCATCTTAATGACATTCTGGAAGACAGATCAGTAGTTGCCGAGAACTGGATGTGAGGAGGGGGGTGGACCTCAAAGGGGCACAGAGAAGTTTTCCTAAATGATATAATTGTTCTACAtcctggttgtggtggtggttacatgactgtaggcatttgtcaaaactcacaggACTCTAAACTAGAAAGTGTAAGTTTTACTGTACATAAATAATAACTCAACTTAGAAATTACATAatgaagacttttctttttttttttttttttttttgagacagagtctcgctctgtgccccaggctggagtgcagtggcacgataacTATGATATAATATGGagtgaaaaaatatgaaaataaatcagtataagatcataattgtataaaattatgtattcttgaaaacaaaaatgaaaaaataatgtgcaCTAAGATGCTAATAGTAGTTAAGTTTGGATTgtaaatatggattttttttctgaattagtAACCTCTCTTCCCTAATACTTTATTATGTAAGTTATCAAATATACagcaaagttgaaagaattttatagTGAACACTAATATACCCAACATCTGGATTCtccattaatattttactttatttgctttattacaTATCTATCCATATTTTCATcatcaaactttcttttttcttaattcacTTCAGAGTAAATTGCAGACATCTGTACACTTCTTCCAAATACTTCATCATATATATCATTAACCCAAGTTCAATAATTGTTCAcagattttcttttaatgtaaaatGTACATACAATGAAGTGTACAAATCTTAAGGGTGCATTGGCTGAAGTTTCAACAATTATGTATGCCTGCGTAGAAACTGAAGCCCCTGTAAAGAACTAAAATGTTCCCATTGCCCCAGAAAGTTCCCTCACACCCTTTTCTGTTCAACCACTGTTATTTTTATaggtttcttttttaatcatttcCCATCTTTTCTAAAATTCTTTACAATGAGCATTTGTTATTTTGTAAGCACCAAACAATAATAAACTTTACTTTGAAATTGAACAAAAACAGTACATTAACAGATCTTGGATGGGCAAATTAAAAATACCAAAccaaacatttaacaaaatttcaTTAGAGAAGGTCTTCACCCTTGgttgataaacatagatgcaggTTCTAAGACTTGCAGAGACACATCAAATTACACATTGTGTTCATTTCCCTGGTCGCATACTGCTTAGAAAATTAGTATTTTGATAACTGATTTATTGATTTTAAAGCTAACACAGTCCACATGTATCCAACCCATTTTCTAGGGGAatggtatattttctttggattaCATTTTAGCAGCTCGAGGTAATGAGCTTTCTCTCCATCCTGAAGGCAGCCACTCCCAGTGGGCTTCTATAAACATTAACCTGGTTTCTCCCATGAATGTCTGGAGGGATATGCAGAGACCAGTGGTTCGCATTTTCTTgcaaggaaaaggaaacaaacccTT encodes:
- the MINAR1 gene encoding major intrinsically disordered Notch2-binding receptor 1 isoform X2 — translated: METNQETSLFLVKILEELDSKQNTVSYQDLCKSLCARFDLSQLAKLRSVLFYTACLDPNFPATLFKDKMKCTVNNQQSKKIMVAADIVTIFNLIQMNGGAAKEKLPTGRQKVRKKEASFESCRSDTEICNAAECEPLNCELSERSFSRGYPTRQSSKCRKMDCKDCPQFVPASEPNFLLGVSKEVKNRAASLDRLQALAPYSVTSPQPCEMQRTYFPMNIENESISDQDSLPINQSIKETFISNDEPFVVQSCVQKRNIFKEDFHNLMAVSPSLVGPVSKAENEHGEPQSRKEPHKPPFFNHSFEMPYNSQYLNPVYSPVPDKRRAKHESLDDLQASTYFGPTPVMGTQEARRCPGRPHKQTPWPAKSWSLNTEEVPDFERSFFNRNPSEERLRYPNASSQTPNFPAPDRRPTYLPPKDQQPILPIAYAAKPNGLKSKEISSPVDLEKHEPVKKFKDKSINCSSGQISSDTSSVGTQTEHVLEPKKCRDLCTSSQGKYSDRHTMKHSDDDSEIVSDDISDIFRFLDDMSISGSTGVIQSSCYNSTGSLSQLHKSDCDSSPEHNLTKIANGVPSSKGDKGNRPENTHHSEEELKTSVCKLVLRIGEIERKLESLSGVREEISQVLGKLNKLDQKMQQPEKVSVQIDLNSLTSEVPSDDSASPRMFRAHSGSHGPKLENNPDWCCSDASGSNSESLRVKALKKSLFTRPSSRSLTEENSATESKIASISNSPRDWRTITYTNRVGLNEEEIKDTGPGDNKDWHRKSKEADRQYDIPPQHRLPKQPKDGFLVEQVFSPHPYPASLKAHMKSNPLYTDMRLTELAEVKRGQPSWTIEEYARNASDKGKLTALDLQTQESLNPNNLEYWMEDIYTPGYDSLLKRKEAEFRRAKVCKIAALITAAACTVILVIVVPICTMKS
- the MINAR1 gene encoding major intrinsically disordered Notch2-binding receptor 1 isoform X1 gives rise to the protein METNQETSLFLVKILEELDSKQNTVSYQDLCKSLCARFDLSQLAKLRSVLFYTACLDPNFPATLFKDKMKCTVNNQQSKKIMVAADIVTIFNLIQMNGGAAKEKLPTGRQKVRKKEASFESCRSDTEICNAAECEPLNCELSERSFSRGYPTRQSSKCRKMDCKDCPQFVPASEPNFLLGVSKEVKNRAASLDRLQALAPYSVTSPQPCEMQRTYFPMNIENESISDQDSLPINQSIKETFISNDEPFVVQSCVQKRNIFKEDFHNLMAVSPSLVGPVSKAENEHGEPQSRKEPHKPPFFNHSFEMPYNSQYLNPVYSPVPDKRRAKHESLDDLQASTYFGPTPVMGTQEARRCPGRPHKQTPWPAKSWSLNTEEVPDFERSFFNRNPSEERLRYPNASSQTPNFPAPDRRPTYLPPKDQQPILPIAYAAKPNGLKSKEISSPVDLEKHEPVKKFKDKSINCSSGQISSDTSSVGTQTEHVLEPKKCRDLCTSSQGKYSDRHTMKHSDDDSEIVSDDISDIFRFLDDMSISGSTGVIQSSCYNSTGSLSQLHKSDCDSSPEHNLTKIANGVPSSKGDKGNRPENTHHSEEELKTSVCKLVLRIGEIERKLESLSGVREEISQVLGKLNKLDQKMQQPEKVSVQIDLNSLTSEVPSDDSASPRMFRAHSGSHGPKLENNPDWCCSDASGSNSESLRVKALKKSLFTRPSSRSLTEENSATESKIASISNSPRDWRTITYTNRVGLNEEEIKDTGPGDNKDWHRKSKEADRQYDIPPQHRLPKQPKDGFLVEQVFSPHPYPASLKAHMKSNPLYTDMRLTELAEVKRGQPSWTIEEYARNASDKGKLTALDLQVSLSLSLGWGKPSCARANAGMDHGRLRPTSPLPHPPTPWDPNMEFRTLINHRAEETFNKGIIVLLICKHLAVGMLDLFMYFLSAI